The Desulfuromonas versatilis genome has a segment encoding these proteins:
- a CDS encoding ExeA family protein yields the protein MYLEHFGFAEQPFSLTPDTGFFYRHPGQQEALNVLLVALATGEGFIKIVGEVGTGKTLLCRRLLDSLGEDCVTAYLPNPLLSPRQLHQAVADELGIEFRRDATVQELLKCLAARLVELSDAGRQVVLCIDEAQAMSDESLEALRLLSNLETEKRKLLHIVLFAQPELDERLAGTGLRQLRQRITFGYRLEPLNREDVAGYVAHRLRVAGCPQQIFTRRAIDRLFRASRGVPRLVNILCHKSLLAAFGRGEATIDLAPVRAAVADTPDAALGERLSAAPMVWGLALTGALILAGLALVARWALGGMP from the coding sequence ATGTATCTGGAACATTTCGGATTTGCAGAACAGCCTTTTTCCCTGACCCCGGACACCGGTTTTTTCTACCGGCACCCGGGCCAGCAGGAAGCGCTCAACGTGCTGCTGGTGGCGCTTGCCACCGGGGAAGGGTTCATCAAGATCGTCGGCGAGGTCGGCACCGGCAAGACCCTGCTCTGCCGCCGGCTGCTCGACTCGCTCGGCGAAGACTGTGTCACCGCCTACCTGCCCAACCCGCTGCTCTCCCCGCGCCAGCTGCACCAGGCGGTCGCCGACGAACTGGGGATCGAGTTCCGGCGCGACGCCACGGTTCAGGAGCTGCTCAAGTGCCTCGCCGCCAGGCTGGTGGAGCTGAGCGATGCCGGCCGGCAGGTGGTGTTGTGCATCGACGAGGCCCAGGCCATGAGCGACGAGAGCCTCGAGGCCCTGCGCCTGCTCAGCAACCTGGAGACCGAAAAGCGCAAGCTGCTGCACATCGTGCTGTTCGCCCAGCCCGAGCTTGACGAGCGGCTGGCCGGGACCGGCCTGCGTCAGCTGCGCCAGCGGATCACCTTCGGCTACCGGCTCGAGCCCCTGAATCGGGAGGACGTCGCCGGTTACGTCGCTCATCGCCTGCGGGTCGCCGGCTGCCCGCAGCAGATTTTCACCCGCCGGGCCATCGACCGCCTGTTCCGCGCCAGCCGAGGCGTGCCGAGGCTGGTCAACATCCTCTGTCACAAGTCCTTGCTGGCCGCCTTCGGGCGGGGCGAGGCCACCATCGACCTGGCCCCGGTCAGGGCGGCCGTCGCCGACACCCCCGACGCGGCGCTCGGCGAGCGGCTGAGCGCCGCGCCGATGGTCTGGGGCCTGGCCTTGACGGGGGCGCTGATCCTGGCCGGGCTGGCCTTGGTGGCGCGGTGGGCGCTGGGAGGTATGCCGTGA
- the mshL gene encoding pilus (MSHA type) biogenesis protein MshL has protein sequence MWPNVLSATRCLLLTALLFAWGCAPPPRGADAGREIGQALQEPAQAPAPVGPVILPPEISTALLPPAVTGMPMAAAEPRFDISAKKTPAAEFFMGLVAGSPYNMVVHPEVSGEITLSLKNATIPEVMEVVRNVYGYPFHRTETGFQVMPFGLQSKVFYVNYLNLVRRGVSQTRVSSGQVSEVVEDKNGQEDSQRAVSGSRIDTESLADFWRELAAALQAIVGSHEGRQVVVQPQAGVVVVRAMPEELQGVEAYLTAIQGTLQRQVILEAKILEVELSDGFQSGINWAALGRPGQDKTIVIGQTGGGTLFNQGISEIAGNSGTLNPLDLLLPEGTDTSAFGGVFSAALNLKDFTAFIELLETQGNVQVLSSPRISTVNNQKAVIKVGSDEFFVTDISSDTVTGTTATTTSDITLTPFFSGIALDVTPQIDSSGGVTLHIHPTISEVRDQQKTVTVGERPQILPLALSTVRESDSIVRARSGQVVVIGGLMQNSVVKDVASVPYLGKVPLLGPLFRHTQSSSRKSELVILLRPLVVQDSQAWDSEVSKSRQRIEGMGAYFQQGWQHSLTEQQGFSVRPAAR, from the coding sequence ATGTGGCCTAACGTTCTGTCCGCCACCCGCTGCCTGCTGCTGACGGCGCTGCTTTTTGCCTGGGGCTGCGCTCCGCCGCCGCGCGGCGCCGATGCCGGCCGCGAAATCGGCCAGGCGCTGCAGGAGCCCGCCCAGGCGCCGGCCCCGGTCGGGCCGGTGATCCTGCCTCCCGAGATCTCCACCGCCCTGCTGCCTCCGGCGGTAACGGGGATGCCGATGGCCGCCGCCGAGCCGCGATTCGACATCTCGGCCAAAAAGACCCCGGCCGCCGAATTCTTCATGGGCCTGGTCGCCGGCTCCCCCTACAACATGGTGGTGCATCCGGAGGTGTCCGGCGAGATCACCCTCAGCCTGAAAAACGCGACCATCCCCGAGGTCATGGAGGTGGTGCGCAACGTCTACGGCTATCCCTTCCATCGTACCGAAACCGGCTTCCAGGTCATGCCCTTCGGCCTTCAGTCGAAGGTGTTCTACGTCAACTACCTCAACCTCGTGCGCCGGGGGGTCTCCCAGACCCGGGTCAGCTCGGGGCAGGTGAGCGAGGTGGTCGAGGACAAAAACGGCCAGGAGGACAGCCAGCGGGCGGTCTCCGGCAGCCGCATCGACACCGAGTCGCTGGCCGATTTCTGGCGGGAGCTCGCCGCCGCGCTGCAGGCCATCGTCGGCAGCCACGAGGGGCGCCAGGTCGTGGTGCAGCCCCAGGCCGGGGTGGTGGTGGTGCGGGCGATGCCCGAAGAACTGCAGGGGGTCGAGGCCTACCTGACCGCCATCCAGGGAACCCTGCAGCGCCAGGTGATCCTCGAGGCGAAAATTCTCGAGGTCGAACTCAGCGACGGTTTCCAGTCGGGGATCAACTGGGCCGCGCTCGGCCGCCCGGGCCAGGACAAGACCATCGTCATCGGCCAGACCGGCGGCGGAACGCTGTTCAACCAGGGGATCTCAGAAATCGCCGGCAACAGCGGCACCCTCAACCCCCTCGACCTGCTGCTGCCCGAGGGGACCGACACCTCGGCCTTCGGCGGGGTGTTCAGCGCCGCGCTCAACCTCAAGGACTTCACCGCCTTCATCGAGCTGCTCGAGACCCAGGGGAACGTCCAGGTGCTCTCCAGCCCGCGCATCTCCACGGTCAACAACCAGAAAGCGGTGATCAAGGTCGGCTCGGACGAGTTCTTCGTCACCGACATCTCCAGCGACACGGTGACCGGCACCACCGCCACCACCACCTCGGACATCACCCTGACGCCCTTCTTCTCCGGCATCGCTCTGGATGTCACCCCGCAGATCGATTCCTCCGGCGGCGTGACCCTGCACATCCACCCCACCATCAGCGAGGTCCGCGACCAGCAGAAGACCGTCACCGTGGGTGAGCGGCCGCAGATCCTGCCCCTGGCGCTGAGCACCGTGCGCGAGTCCGACAGCATCGTGCGGGCCCGCAGCGGCCAGGTGGTGGTGATCGGCGGGCTGATGCAGAACTCGGTGGTCAAGGACGTGGCCTCGGTCCCCTACCTCGGCAAGGTGCCGCTGCTGGGGCCCCTGTTCCGCCACACCCAATCCAGTTCGCGCAAAAGCGAACTGGTCATCCTGCTGCGACCGCTGGTGGTCCAGGACAGCCAGGCCTGGGACAGTGAAGTGTCAAAATCCCGGCAGCGCATCGAGGGGATGGGCGCGTACTTCCAGCAGGGGTGGCAGCACAGCCTGACCGAACAACAGGGCTTCTCGGTGCGCCCCGCCGCGCGCTAG
- the gspM gene encoding type II secretion system protein GspM, translating to MNPLLGRLKTWGERLEKRSLRERALLLLGALALLAAAWHALLYQPIEERRRLLQARIQAIDVQTAQITAQGEQVIALHSQDPDQKNRLALQQLEAEIAAIGAELEGMADNLVSPREMPRLVEQVLSRQKGLRLLRMENLEPVALLEAPAGAALPGEMPNLYRHALRIEFEGSYVDTLAYLRELETLPRHLFWDELQIEVLRHPTSRVRLTVHTLSLKRGWIGV from the coding sequence ATGAATCCCCTGTTGGGCCGCCTCAAGACCTGGGGCGAGCGCCTCGAGAAGCGCTCGCTGCGCGAGCGCGCCCTGCTGCTGCTCGGGGCATTGGCCCTGCTGGCGGCCGCCTGGCATGCCCTGCTCTACCAGCCCATCGAGGAGCGCCGGCGCCTGCTCCAGGCGCGCATCCAGGCGATCGATGTGCAGACCGCGCAGATCACCGCTCAGGGTGAACAGGTGATCGCCCTGCACAGCCAGGATCCCGACCAGAAAAACCGCCTGGCGCTGCAGCAGTTGGAGGCAGAGATCGCCGCGATCGGAGCGGAGCTGGAAGGGATGGCCGACAACCTGGTCTCGCCCCGGGAAATGCCCCGGCTGGTGGAGCAGGTGCTGTCCCGGCAAAAAGGGCTGCGGCTGCTGCGGATGGAGAACCTGGAGCCGGTCGCCCTGCTGGAGGCCCCTGCCGGAGCGGCGCTGCCGGGCGAGATGCCCAACCTCTATCGGCATGCCCTGCGCATCGAGTTCGAAGGGAGCTACGTCGATACCCTGGCCTACCTGCGCGAGCTGGAGACTCTGCCGCGGCATCTTTTCTGGGATGAGCTGCAGATCGAGGTGCTGCGCCATCCAACCTCCCGGGTGCGTCTGACCGTGCACACCCTGAGCCTCAAAAGGGGGTGGATCGGTGTCTGA
- a CDS encoding PilN domain-containing protein — protein sequence MKQQINLFQSAALEPRVMLSAPTMLGVLLGAVALLTIASLAFLAQANRLNDELGRIEQHQAEASRRLDEIQNQYPPRQESQLLKQQLARLTVEREAQRPLAALLQAGLEEPGGFSGHLEGLAGQSLAGVWLRRIELAGGGRQVSLAGSALNPELVPRLVGRLSEEPVFGGLEFSRFEIERSEQRPDAVDFLLSNQEVSR from the coding sequence ATGAAGCAGCAGATCAACCTTTTTCAGAGCGCCGCCCTGGAGCCCCGGGTCATGCTTTCGGCACCGACCATGCTCGGCGTGCTGCTTGGCGCCGTGGCGCTGCTGACCATCGCCTCCCTGGCTTTTCTTGCCCAGGCCAACCGTTTGAACGATGAACTGGGCAGGATCGAGCAGCATCAGGCAGAAGCCTCCAGGCGTTTGGACGAGATCCAGAACCAGTATCCCCCCCGCCAGGAAAGCCAGCTCCTGAAACAGCAGCTGGCCCGGTTGACGGTCGAACGGGAGGCGCAGCGGCCCTTGGCCGCCCTGCTCCAGGCCGGGCTCGAGGAGCCCGGAGGGTTCTCCGGGCATCTCGAAGGGCTGGCCGGCCAATCCCTGGCGGGAGTCTGGCTGCGCCGCATCGAGTTGGCCGGGGGCGGCCGGCAGGTGTCGTTGGCGGGCAGCGCCCTGAACCCGGAACTGGTGCCCCGGCTGGTGGGACGACTTTCCGAGGAGCCGGTGTTCGGCGGCCTCGAGTTCAGCCGCTTCGAAATCGAGCGCTCCGAACAGCGGCCCGACGCCGTCGATTTTCTTCTGAGCAATCAGGAGGTGAGCCGATGA
- the pilM gene encoding pilus assembly protein PilM yields the protein MLKFPFRQAGAQDGVTGICEHPDGLGVVHLKRREGERPQVTVCRFIEARREQDRTALLQEAIRLHGLGRSRCVGVMGVGNYSLLQVDPPEVPEEEISSAVCWHIRDLIDYPVEEAIIDYFLVPNPAQPGRAKMAYVVAAPRVQVRNRAALLRAARLKVSAMDIPELVLRNLATLLPEEERGLALLQLGRHRGQITISRGGVLYLARSISVGAADLAEIAAEGDGQSAEEAGYRLQGMLDSIVLEIQRSLDFYGSSFSLPAIQSLVVAPLEQEVPRLTEYLADYLGISVRRLDLAALFEGAALSPLDQARCLPAFGAALRDVEGAP from the coding sequence ATGCTGAAATTCCCCTTTCGACAAGCCGGAGCCCAGGACGGAGTCACCGGCATCTGCGAACACCCCGACGGGCTCGGGGTGGTGCATCTCAAGCGCCGTGAGGGCGAGCGCCCGCAGGTGACGGTCTGCCGATTCATCGAGGCCCGCCGCGAACAGGACCGGACTGCCCTGCTGCAGGAGGCCATTCGCCTTCACGGTCTGGGGCGAAGCCGCTGCGTGGGGGTGATGGGGGTGGGCAATTACAGCCTGTTGCAGGTCGATCCCCCCGAGGTGCCCGAGGAGGAGATCTCCTCCGCGGTCTGCTGGCATATCAGGGACCTGATCGACTATCCCGTCGAGGAGGCGATCATCGATTACTTTCTCGTGCCCAACCCCGCCCAGCCGGGGCGGGCAAAAATGGCCTACGTGGTGGCTGCTCCCCGGGTCCAGGTCCGCAACCGGGCGGCCCTGCTGCGGGCGGCCCGCCTCAAGGTCAGCGCCATGGACATCCCCGAGCTCGTGCTGCGCAACCTGGCGACCCTGCTGCCCGAGGAGGAGCGGGGACTGGCGCTGCTGCAGCTGGGGCGGCACCGGGGACAGATCACCATCAGCCGCGGCGGCGTCCTTTACCTGGCCCGCAGCATCAGTGTCGGCGCGGCCGACCTGGCGGAGATCGCCGCCGAGGGGGATGGGCAGTCCGCAGAGGAAGCCGGCTACCGGCTGCAGGGGATGCTCGACTCCATCGTGCTTGAAATCCAGCGCTCCCTCGACTTTTACGGCAGCAGCTTCTCCCTTCCCGCCATCCAGAGCCTGGTGGTCGCCCCCCTCGAGCAGGAGGTGCCGCGGCTCACCGAATACCTGGCGGATTACCTGGGGATTTCGGTGCGCCGGCTGGACCTGGCGGCGCTTTTCGAAGGGGCCGCGCTCTCGCCCCTGGACCAGGCCCGCTGCCTGCCGGCTTTCGGAGCCGCCCTGCGCGATGTCGAGGGGGCGCCATGA